The Xenopus laevis strain J_2021 chromosome 4L, Xenopus_laevis_v10.1, whole genome shotgun sequence genomic sequence ctcccaattcTGTGCTCcgggatgagaccttaaatctcagggagtaagccctcgcaaatgttgtggaggcagggtgtagtgtaactgtaacttgatACAGGGTGCAATAATTAGGCGCCAgaggttcttataacttaaccaatgaacatatttattgtacaagaaCATCCACAATAgagtgtacatacagagcaagcaggatcatacagcaacagtggataggcatatactcacaccACCTTTGGTCAGTAGCTGTCCCCACAGGGATGGGAACATATACACAACAGCCACTcagggtacacccagctttcagccttttccctaagtggaaactccctaggtctgtacacttagtccctacttcttggcaattagtacctgggatcataatcccactcacaatcctcggaagagcctcaagctgctcagctaaatagcatGACTacctgtcactcctagagtgacctctcaaggtgagtagcctatcctttctagacctgacctgtctatgTTTCACTGGATACCATgtctgcctgctcaggctagggctaacacaagatggaccctgagcacattgctgcccaggactttatactttagcacagtgccatctactggtcactattgtgaacacTAAAGGACATAGAATTAAGCAGGAATAGGAACAGgtcccccctcctaactgtattttaggacccagttaggtgtctataactaTGGGACTAAGCATCAAAAACAGGTCTAGATATTAtatcggagctcacccttcttAATGCAGCGTCTCTCCCTTCggtcgcagctctcgcgggatcctccTCACTTCGTTAAGGAGGTAACTTCagtgcacagatttaccccgtttcacggcgcagattgaaggaatcacaagagacggTATTGCTCAattttcttgcggctttatttggcacatctagtgagtttctagcagtgggttggtgaggaaaacctacgcgtttcgtgccctctttcCAGGCACTTCTTCAGGGTCaccctgacgaagtgcctgggaagagggcacgaaacgcgtaggttttcctcaccaacccactgctagaaactcactagatgtgccaaataaagccgcaagaaaatTGGGCAATACTATGGGACTGCCTGCTAATACCGGGAGActcatttaccagtcccctacataaGGATCAAAGCCTAAATgtgcactgacattttttttttaccatgattaAGCTATTTAGACATTTCTCACCTGCCCATGCCCTCCTATGGGGTGGAGCCAGGCAACACTGGATATAAATAAGTCAGAAGAAATTTCTGCGTATAGCTAGTTTGGTCTCCCTATCACAAGAGGAACTGACATCCCCATTCATGTCTATGGAATCACATGGAAATTATAAGCAGATGTTTTCATATGTGAACTGTAAGggtgtatgtcccctttaaatgaccactaaataaaatggaaaaccaatggaaaagttagaattggccattatttaaaatactttaagttaagttaaaagtaaaccaccccttgAAAGGAGGTAGGAGGCTTTGCCAGATGTAAAGTGACAAAtatccattttcaaaaaaatgtgttgtttttttaaaaaaaaaaatctttcttttaaACTAAACAAGAAAAAGTGTGTGTGATTCCTAAGGAGCTTTCTGTctgtttgtaaattatatttacacGTGTTGTTCCTACTGCCATTGGTTGTTGCCTGGCTGttgaaataacaaaacaaatgcaaaacctttaaaaaaaacaaaaaaaaaacaaccaaaccagggttttattttattttatttattattgccaaCACACAGACTTAAATTAACCAGACACAGACTACCAGCTTCTGAACACAGACACATACATAACAACTTTAGAATGTTTTACCCAAGGTGAGCAGCAGATAGCACATTGAAACCCAATAGAGAGAAATTATAGcaactttgaaaaacatttttatatttctgggaGTTGAAAACTGGTAAAGGTTAAATTATATTCACCAGAACTGAAATGGTAGAGAAAAGTTAATAGTAAGggagttatataataaaaagacaggttgcccaggagcagtaacccgtagcatccaatcagcaggtagcattttctggtcgcctgtttaaaatcaaatattattggtttctatgggttactgctcctgggtaaacagtgtattttattacatgggGGGGTAAATATGGAATATTAAAAGTCTGAACATTTGAAGTAGCCACTTTCTGTATGACACAGTCATTAACAGATGCGAGGTTGGCTTGCCAGACACGTGGCTGCACCCACCCAATCACTGCTCTGTTTTATACTGGGCGGAGCATTGTATATGATGTCATTGAAGATTCACTCACCAGCCCCAACAACAGTTCTTGATTATGTGAGCTTTGGTGGCTTTTAGCGATACAAATCCAACAGTTGGGCAACTCTTATGTGAGCTTTGGTGGCTTTTAGCGATACGAATCCAACAGTTGGGCAACTTTTCTTTCAGCCCAATGATCCTTAATTTCAGTACTTTAAAATGATTATCTGTTGCTTTGGAAACATATTTCTGCATGGCAGCAGTCATTTTCATatccatggcaaaaaaaattaattaagtgTGAAATACGGATTTCCTGGATGAATGTGAAGAGATGGAAGTGGGAAGGTTGTGAATGAACTCTGCAGGATTAAAGGAATAGGATGATTTAATAGACACAATGAACGTTGGCCAAAGAGGTCCCTCGGAATGCTGACACAGCACAATCCAATGAATGTACCCAGTGTTTCTAATTGCTCTTTAACTCATTCAGTATTTTAAAGACAGGGTAGGATTTAGGCAGTAAGCCTCTTTTCTGTTGGTCAGGTCCAGTGTAACAGAAAGAATATGTGGACTATGGCTTTGGTATCCATGACGgagtttataaaaagaaaaagctcaACTGAGCAGAGCACTGAGCTAATGAagttaaatgggaaaaaaagcctATTCGTTAATGAATCAAAATAATTTCCACTTCATTTGCCACAGCCATACTGCCTTTCGGTTTAACAAACATCAGGTGGAGAACAAAGCACAAAACAATGGAGCAACCCACCGGTAAATCACATGCAAGTTGCAGCAAACACTACTTGCAGGAGCCCACAATTATGCAGAGTTTCTGGGGGATATTGCTGCATAGTGGGTAAAAAACACAGTGGGCTGTGTGTTAATTTTGCATTTTGTAAACGCGCCCTTATGAGTATAAAACGgtctataaaatatacatattctaTGCCTGGAAGTAAGGGGCTTAAACATTATATGGCAGAACAGCCATTTGCCTTAGAAAGGGAAAGCGTATTGCACAGTGTTGTGCTACCTGGACATTGGAAAGATCTACTTGTTCGGTGCTTCATGACTTATTTTGTccagatgtttctttttttattaaggagCAGTGGGTAGAGTACTCCAACACAAAACAAATCACACTTTAGGCCAGATTCAATGAAATGAGAAAGACTTTCAGCTCTGGAAAAAATGCACTTAAATGAGAAAAACTTCTCACTGTTTATAACATGAAAActaaattgaagtctatgggaacatTTTTATTCCTGGAATTGACTCTCACCCACGTTTTCATGTGAAAAGCCATGAAGTAAAgttttctcattgatttgaatctggccctttatttgAGGCTGTatgatgtgttttgttttttttgttctcataatGATTCAAGCAgaaaggctgcaggctgcagaGTGATGAAGAAGAGTGACTATAGGCCTGTGCAAAGGGTCGGATGTCTTTCAGTCTGTGTGATCGGCAATGAAAGATTTCTATATAGAAGTGCGTGCAAGACAGCCTTTCAATGCTTTCAGCTATAATTGTGTGTTAATCCCCAAAGGCATACCATTTTAGCTTATACaagaaacaatatttacaaaGATATTCTACCCAGCATTTAAGTCATTTAAAGCAGCAAAGACACTGCAGTGTGGATTAGTACtgaaaatacacaaaatccaGTGATAGCTTGTAAGGCTGCTGACAGTTACTCTGTAATGTGGATCAGAGCAGGGGAGTTGCTGTTATTATATTGTGGTACAATGTTCTCCAACACAACAATACTTCTTGGGAGGATCATTTTTGGATAAAAGACTGGCACCGGTGTTCTTTTGCTGGTTGTAACTGCCGTGGCAAAACATTCAAGCCTGTGTCACACAGCAGCCACGGGGCCAGCACAATAGTGAGTGTAAATTGAGGGATCTGCGCATTGGTTGTAACATTACAGCAACTTCATACTCTGCTGTGTGTACTTTCTGGCCATGGGGTGCATCCAACCTGCAACCTTACAGCTGTTGTGAAACTACGACTTCCAAATGTATAGTTTAACAATGGTTAGGTTCATATGTTGTATATACCTCTTTTATACTGAGTCAAACTCTGACCCTGACCATCAACAATAGAGCAATAGTCACCAGCCTTTCAGTGATATTCTCATGGCTCCTCTCAGTGCAAGTCCCCTTGTGCCCCCTTGCTCTTATTTTGCTCTAAGAGTTTTTATGCCATGCCCaagttttaaacaaaaaagtaagCAGCACGCCTTACCCCTCCTATAAACGTAAGCCCGGTGCTTGGTGCTGGAGGGATCAGCACCCTCCAATACACACTAAAAGAAATGTACACTGGCACAGCAGGATAGGTGAatgcagggacaagcccttgcaagTTTAATCAGCTGGGAGCGGACTCATTTAACTTGCAAGGGATGTCCCCGCAGTGAACTCATTAAACTTGCAAGGGTTGTTCTTGCATTCACTTGCCCTGCTGTGCCAGTGTatgacacagaaaataaaaaaaaattcaaattcaaagtaagcAAGCACAGTGTAGATTATATATACACGATGCTTCTGTTAATACTATTTCCATAATTTCTTGCCTCACAGGAAGTAAAATGCAGTGCCAATGCCTCCTCCGTCATGCTAACACGTGAACTCTATTATATCAATACACTTTCTGCAAAAGTATAAAATATGCAGTAATGTGACACAAACATTTCTTCTCCAAAGTTCAGGTGATGATTAAGTCAAGCCACTGAAAAAACAGCTACACTTTGTATCTGTAAATCAGCAAGGGACATGCAAAGTCAGAAATGAAAATCTGaacaataaaagtgcaaaaaaaaataagacaggAAGAAAAGACACCCACTTGTATCCATAAACCCACAGTCCTAGCAACAAGGCATTGTGATGATGCAAAGTGTAGAAATGCATTTTATCGAGAtaaggaaagaaagagaaagtgacCAGGTTTTTAGCCCCATAAACACTTGCCTTTTGGATATTTTCATCAAATGAGATTTCCAAAAAGCAAAACCCACATAAAGGAACCATAAGTGCAGAACAATTGCCTTGTGCCAGCCATGCTGCCATTGTCACAGCCTTATTCATTTATAACTACAGACTTTTATATACTGGGCTCCCAATACCAAGTTAGTGGTGATAATGGCACCAAAATGAGTATAAAGTTAAGCTGCTCTAGATTTTCCAGATAGCTTGAACCAGTCCTTACTGTCCTACTTCTTTTCTCTTTGGGACTGAAAGTGCGATGATATACTGAGAAAGATATCAGTATACACTGGCTCAAGCTTTCCAGAAGATCTGGTGACTTTATGGCAGCTATAGACACGAGGGCAACATGGCAGTTCTCATATCCCGTTTGGTCCCCACCATATCTGAAAGGTTCTGGTACAGTCTATGAGCTGATGATCTGTCCTGACCATGTCTCATGCTTTGTGTGAGGGGAGAGATGAGTTAAGATGACCTCCACAGCTTGAAATTTCTGGTTCTTGGGTGGAATCGGGCACATCTTGAATGTAACTTCGTCTCCCTCGACTGGCACATACTCTCCCTCAATACTATGAAAGAGTAGAAGTACAGTTAGAAAATAATCATGAGCACTTACATTTTCAGCAACGTATAAACTAGAGCATTGGGTAAAATATTATTTCTGTCCCTCACCTGCATATGCTGTTTTAAAGTAGCTGGTTTATTTCCTTGCGTGACACAGTACATAAAGACCCCCACATTTATTCACAAGATAAGAAGGGAGGACTGCACAAAGAACTGAACACCCGTGCAAAGAAAATAGGTTTACCCAGCCAGCTACAAAtcaatcatatttatgtttaaggagaactaaagcaaattattaggctagaaatgttgggTTTCTGTTCAAGTCCATGTCCATCACAGTCCTTAAGCAGCGCATagctgtgcccccaaagatgtcccagtagatCTGAATCCTCCTCTCTGCTCCTTAACATAGTCTGGGGCTAATATCACGCGTTAAGGGACAGACACACACTACTtagcatttataaaatataaaatgcacagTATAAGTGTTTTGTGCATCAGAAATTGATTAAAAATCAGTCCTGTAACATCAGGACAGCTCTAATCTcaatttctgcttttgttttaatgatttctgacaaatcctaagcttagcttctcaacagcagaacagagcaggtATGGGTCATTAATGTTACAGAGTTGTTGAACCCCTGGGCTGATATAATAAGttcaaatacaacatttctataaatattctTTGTTTAGCTTCAGCtctcctttaaaatgcagaaATGTTATAGAGAAATACAGAATGTGCTCCTCATGACAGCAAGTCTTACTCATATGTGCCATGGATATGTGCTACTACTGGAGCCAAAGGAATTTGGTTTTCAAAGTGACCCTCCTTACTACACCAACAAACAGGGACACATAGTTGCCCCAGTCCCCAAACTTACAAGAAAGACATATAATTAAATGGAGTCATAAATGACATGTGTTTATATACAAGATGCCCAGCGTGTGAACTTCAAGCTGTTTTTGTAATACATCTCCCAGTATCCATACGCTGAGCTATATCAGCTGCAGGCGAGCGCCCAAACATGAGGCCtgatatacatagttttggggagTCTGAGTTTTCCTGTCCTGCTATGGGCCCTTTTCTTTCCAAGGGAATCAGAGCCATTATAATGGCAAAGTAGGAGTTAATGTGTTTGCTATATAGCATGCATTTAAAGAGAGATATTAACGAtggaaatcaccacatttagcaGCTCTGTGCAAGGTGAAAACATATTCAGTACGGTTTCTCTAAATCTCACAAATAGGAGGAATCAAACAACTCTATGAAAAGGTGAGAGAAAGAGGGACaaatgggaaaagaaaaagaagaacgaagttttctaaataaaggACAGAAAGGAAAAAGACCCCATAACAATGGCTGACAGAATGGGAAAATGGGGAAAATCAAACACAGGTAAGGGAAGAAAGATGATGAAGTATGAAACAGTAAAGataaagaaagtgaaaatataaaacaagggTGAACCAAGTAATTAGCAAAATTCATTAGTGGAAGACAGTTGACAATGTGAAAGCAAAAGAGCAAGAAATAAAGGCAAAAcctttatggttgctagggcatgGTCTCTAGCAACTACAAGGAAGGATTTGCTTTCTTCCACTATGAGAAAGCAGGCCAGAGAAATCAGACTTACTCAGAAATGTGCACAAATATATCTTCTGTTCCACTTTCTGGAGTGATAAAGCCATGGCCTTGGGAACGTGAAAACTGTTTGCAGACACCTTTGTAAATGGGTCCAGCAGAGGCACGTGCAGTACTGAAATGGATCAAAGacaaagtaaaaatattattgaTGTAATGATAACACCTCTGTCCTTTCCTGCGCTGGTGAAGATTGTCAACCTGCAGTCAGTCAAATATATGTAAACATAtgttactgggccacacagcaaattcaatttaaagcGCCAAAATATTGGTAGATTGGCAAAATTGTTCATtcattagggcctcactgggcctcCTATACAGCTGCAACTGCAGGATCTGTTTCCTCTGCAGTCACACCCTTGCATGCAGTATAATTGTGTAGGTGAGCTGGATGCACACTAGAATTTTTTGCCAACAACagcatcagtggcgtaactagatgttgctgggccccacagcaaattaattttagggcccccaacatatccagtgtttgtcctgttttaccaatatatgttcaaattgctcatcaatgagagcctcatggggccccctgtacctcctgggcccccctgcagccgcagggtctgcttcctctgtagttacgcccctgaacagCATAAATCTTTGCATTTTCCCTCTCTAAATATAAGAGGTGTTCCCATGCACACTGCCTGTCACTCGCAATTTGTAAACAAGAGTGTCTGTATATGCAAGGTGCACACTGAGCCTCGCCCACTGTACTCTGTACCTGATGCACTTACAGATGTGGACGGTGGTGGTGGGGTTGTAATGATTGTTTGGAAAAATTGTAAATGAGATCTCTCATATTATGTGCAaattactgtaccagcccaaacaAACAAGGTGATAGCACATGGCATGTAAGTGGCATATTTACGCTGAATATGTCCGTGTCCTCTTGGTTGGGAGGGGGCTAGGAAGGTCCCCCAAAAAAAGGTGACTTCTTTCCCACAGTCTGCTGCCTTCCCTGTGGAAGGGATATGATGTGGCGACAGGAGATTTAGGAGAGTGGAGAGGCTGAGTGGGAGTGGTGGGATCTGATGACATTGTGACACGGCCCGGCGTTCCACTAGCTCCAATCACTTTAATCacctaaaaacaattgaaaaattaAGTATGCTTTAAAATcacttaaatatgtatttataacgCACAATAGAAAACtctatacattaaacatacagacaCTCATTGATACAGAACGTAcataaagagggccctgcccaataGAGCTGACAGACAAGGAGGAGGATGGAGTATGAAGAATTAAGCACCTGCCGGGCTGTCtcggtcaaaactgcctgcctgcccagttttcctaatatGGAAATCCAGGCAGGAATTAGATTGACACGTTGATCAATTGCCATGTCATGCTCTGCCCACCTACCCACCCTCACAGTCACTACCCCGCCCCAGTGATGTTAAGGTCCCTCCCCCACCCCGAGTTACGGTAGGGAAAATATGGCAGCTATAACCATAGGGGATTGGCGTGTGGTGTATTTAGAAAGCTAGCCCTaggcacaaatccgggcctgatactGTATGTCATTAGGGCTAATGTCACAAGGGAGCagccaaatgaaaacccaaaggATTACCTCTCTGTTCCCCATCACTTGGGAAATTCTGGACAATGTAGATCCATAAAGTGCTAGAAAccactaatattattatttatatcataGTGTACAAACAATCACATCTCACTGAAGCAGATACAAATTGTTGCCAATTCTTCCAGGGCATTTTTCATTCAAGTTAATGGGGATTAAATCCTGGGCACATTTTACACATCAGAAATCAACACCCCCATGAGACATTAGCTGCACAGTCTCAGGCTACTACAGTATAGATTTCTCTTGGAAGTGTGAGTTGCTGTATTACCCAGTGTCAGGTTGCTGACATTAGATATGTGATAATCCCCACGCTGACTTGTGGAAGCATTATCTTTTAAGGGAAAGTGTCAGATATACTAATGCACCAGATTAGAAGGACAATAActccacaaaataaaaatttactcATAGTGCTAGAGCAAAAATATTCTTTTACTTTCCTTCCACCAAACCCTCCCTTTCTTGTTTCAGCAACATGATTTTGCTCCTCTGTCTTCTTTGCCTTGGTGAATCCAACTGACTAATGCTGTTTGTTAGTGTCAAACACCATATGAGAACTGTAATAACAAAGGCCAATATTTTCCCTGGCCAATATCCCAACGAGATCATTTTACAATTAAGTACAATTATTCAGATGTCATTTATAATAATTGCCATTATTTGTATATACAATTCTTTTTACAGCAAATAAGAAACAGACTTTTCATCAAAATATCTAcacacaaaaattcaaattcaaatcaaatgaaGGACAATTATACACTtcacaacatttgaaaaatgaaaagagggacaaaaagatatcCTGCGTGACGTTTGGCCAAGCCCAAAACCTGCCCATGAAGTCCCACTCCTCTTGGGCCAAAGGTCTTGCAAAAAACAGGACCACTGGGAGGTATGCAATGGGACAATGGTAAATGGATTGGATAGAAATTAAAGATTAtcaatcatacctcccaacattttggaagtaaaaagaggtacaaattttttttccgcacgtagcgcagcaattttgaccacgcccctttctgtggccacaccccctaattaccatgttcattttacaaaatttggcaggttatgaaagtttaaaataattctccttgtcttaactgtttttttgtgtctcaaaattgttacaaagaatCTTATTTGCATCTGTTAGCTGTCTGtgcaaatt encodes the following:
- the csdc2.L gene encoding cold shock domain-containing protein C2; protein product: MSSDPTTPTQPLHSPKSPVATSYPFHREGSRLWERSHLFLGDLPSPLPTKRTRTYSATARASAGPIYKGVCKQFSRSQGHGFITPESGTEDIFVHISDIEGEYVPVEGDEVTFKMCPIPPKNQKFQAVEVILTHLSPHTKHETWSGQIISS